A window of the Desulfovibrio sp. genome harbors these coding sequences:
- the ccsA gene encoding cytochrome c biogenesis protein CcsA, translating to MTAVLAALAAAALTIAQWFIWMHAPVEETMGVVQKIFYIHLPLAWWAMMSFFTVFLASLMVLIKKDNRWDRLAGAACELGVLFSGLALVTGSLWGKPIWNVWWTWDPRLTTTLIMWFVYAAYLILRQSGVGGERGPVVRAALGVVAFLDVPLVFYSARKWRSIHPTVFGSQGGGLEPEMLAAVLVSIAAVGLFWAALLSLRARQLGQSAAIRNIFLHQTR from the coding sequence ATGACAGCCGTATTGGCGGCCTTGGCCGCCGCAGCCCTGACGATTGCCCAATGGTTCATCTGGATGCACGCTCCCGTGGAGGAAACCATGGGCGTGGTGCAGAAGATCTTCTACATTCACCTGCCCTTGGCCTGGTGGGCCATGATGAGCTTTTTCACCGTGTTTCTGGCCTCGCTCATGGTGCTCATCAAGAAGGACAACAGGTGGGACCGGCTGGCTGGCGCCGCGTGCGAGCTGGGCGTTCTTTTCTCCGGCCTGGCCCTGGTCACCGGGTCGCTGTGGGGCAAACCCATCTGGAACGTCTGGTGGACCTGGGACCCCAGACTCACCACAACGCTTATCATGTGGTTCGTCTACGCCGCCTATCTCATCCTGCGCCAGTCCGGCGTCGGCGGGGAGCGGGGCCCGGTTGTGCGCGCCGCCCTGGGCGTGGTCGCCTTTCTGGACGTGCCCCTCGTGTTTTATTCCGCCCGCAAATGGCGCTCCATCCACCCCACGGTTTTCGGATCGCAGGGGGGCGGGCTTGAGCCGGAAATGCTCGCGGCCGTGCTGGTGAGCATCGCCGCGGTGGGGCTCTTCTGGGCGGCCCTCCTGTCTCTTCGCGCCAGGCAGCTCGGCCAGTCGGCGGCCATTCGAAACATATTTCTTCATCAGACGAGGTAG
- a CDS encoding cytochrome c maturation protein CcmE encodes MAGNSKTGVYAAAAFLFLGGLGWLIYSGLDEGSVYFLNVSEALAVTPEKLGQARLFGTVAEEGLTTAPGGLGVSFTLLDKDDKAKTLLVEYKGAVPDTFKPGVEVIVEGGMTPGKGVFGATTLMTKCPSKYQKENRKETRG; translated from the coding sequence ATGGCGGGAAACAGCAAGACAGGCGTGTACGCGGCCGCGGCGTTTCTTTTTCTCGGAGGTCTCGGCTGGCTCATCTACTCCGGGCTGGATGAAGGTTCGGTCTATTTTCTCAATGTGAGCGAGGCCCTGGCCGTCACCCCCGAGAAGCTCGGGCAGGCAAGGCTTTTCGGCACCGTGGCCGAGGAAGGATTGACCACCGCCCCCGGAGGGCTTGGCGTGAGTTTCACCCTCCTTGACAAGGACGACAAGGCCAAGACGCTCCTCGTGGAGTACAAGGGGGCCGTTCCCGATACCTTCAAGCCTGGTGTCGAGGTCATAGTGGAGGGGGGGATGACCCCTGGCAAGGGAGTCTTCGGGGCCACCACGCTCATGACCAAGTGTCCGTCCAAATACCAGAAAGAAAACCGCAAAGAGACCCGGGGCTGA
- a CDS encoding glutamate-5-semialdehyde dehydrogenase, whose translation MSIHDQMKALAGQAKNASRFMAKAPGAAKDKALTILAGLLESRADFIAEANAKDIAKAESAGMDSAKLDRLRLSPKVLASMAKACLDVAAMPDPVGAIETMWQRPNGLMVGKMRIPLGVVCMIYESRPNVTVDSAILCLKAGNAVVLRGGSEAFHSNMALAALLSQALEEAGLPGGAVRLVDTTDRAAVPALCKLDEYIDVMIPRGGEGLIRSVVEAATMPVLKHYKGVCHIYVDEDADLEGAVTIVDNSKCQRPGVCNALECLLVSRAAASVLLPRLAESLGKRGVEFRACPASLPLLGPTAKPATEADWGYEFLDYVLAVRVVENMDAALEHIAAYGSNHTECILTANHDRAMRFLREADASMVGINCATRFNDGGELGLGAEIGISTSKLHAYGPMGVKELTSLKFVVFGQGQVRG comes from the coding sequence ATGAGCATTCATGATCAGATGAAGGCGCTGGCAGGCCAAGCCAAGAACGCGTCCCGTTTTATGGCCAAGGCCCCTGGTGCGGCCAAGGACAAGGCTTTGACAATCCTGGCCGGTCTGTTGGAGTCGCGTGCGGATTTCATCGCCGAAGCCAACGCGAAAGACATTGCCAAGGCAGAATCTGCCGGCATGGATTCAGCCAAGCTTGATCGTCTTCGCCTGTCGCCAAAGGTCCTGGCGTCAATGGCCAAGGCCTGCCTGGACGTTGCGGCCATGCCCGATCCGGTCGGGGCAATAGAAACCATGTGGCAGCGGCCCAACGGGCTCATGGTCGGGAAAATGCGCATTCCCCTTGGCGTGGTGTGCATGATCTACGAGTCGCGGCCCAACGTCACCGTGGATTCGGCCATCCTGTGCCTGAAGGCGGGCAATGCCGTAGTCCTGCGCGGCGGGTCCGAGGCGTTTCATTCCAATATGGCCCTGGCGGCCCTTTTGAGCCAGGCCCTGGAAGAGGCCGGGCTGCCCGGCGGAGCCGTGCGCCTGGTGGACACCACCGACCGCGCCGCCGTGCCGGCTCTGTGCAAGCTGGACGAGTATATCGACGTCATGATCCCCCGTGGCGGCGAAGGACTCATCCGCTCGGTGGTCGAAGCGGCCACCATGCCGGTTCTCAAACACTACAAGGGCGTCTGCCATATCTATGTGGATGAGGATGCCGACCTGGAAGGGGCGGTGACCATCGTGGACAATTCCAAGTGCCAGCGCCCCGGCGTGTGCAACGCCTTGGAATGCCTGCTGGTCAGCCGCGCCGCCGCGTCCGTCCTGCTCCCCAGGCTGGCCGAGTCCCTTGGCAAGCGCGGCGTTGAGTTCAGGGCTTGCCCCGCGTCTCTTCCTCTGCTCGGTCCCACGGCCAAACCCGCCACCGAGGCCGACTGGGGCTATGAATTCCTGGACTACGTTCTGGCCGTGCGCGTTGTCGAGAACATGGACGCCGCTCTGGAGCATATCGCGGCCTACGGCTCCAACCATACAGAATGCATTCTCACGGCCAACCACGACCGGGCCATGCGCTTTTTGCGCGAGGCGGACGCCTCCATGGTGGGCATCAACTGCGCGACCCGCTTCAACGACGGCGGTGAACTGGGTCTTGGCGCCGAGATCGGCATCAGCACCTCCAAGCTGCACGCGTATGGCCCCATGGGGGTCAAGGAACTCACCAGCCTGAAATTCGTTGTGTTCGGGCAGGGGCAGGTGAGGGGGTAG
- a CDS encoding heme lyase CcmF/NrfE family subunit, producing the protein MHFAAHWALLLSLIGALALAGLAAWQLFNKDPGKASWLEAGQSVLFSVLTAVSVVLFIALYKRDFSYEYVYSYSDRVLPLFYALTAFWAGQAGSLLFWAWMTALFGLAFSMTRGYGRLAPETKVHFWMFFLAVEAFFLLLLTGPSNPFLKLMPAPMDGKGLNPLLQNPGMIFHPPLLFLGYAGFAVPGCLALSSWITGEKTSWLANTRGITIVSWIMLTAGIVLGCWWAYMELGWGGYWAWDPVENASLIPWFSATAFIHTAVVESRRGALKRTNVILMALTMLLCFFATYLVRSNVIESLHAFGEGGVGRPLLTFILVGLAVTLVVGFTGKPATASKPMSGLVSLPGMLVALAWLLMACAGVVFLGTLWPVISKLWSANPVGLDANFYNRVCNPLFVVVGVILAFCPWLSWKDGLREPRWAMVALVAMLASAAAFFTMGYRKPVPLVGMASAVSALVSLAMLLATSRAARNLKGGLGAWMLHAGLALVLLGVAFSGPYQQSKEAIVSPGQSVELGEYKLTYVDLEEFSTPGYGGGRAKIDVSKDGKALGELTPERRIYKNFPQPFAEVSVIPSFGEELYATLLAYTGDKGASIKVSINPLVNWFWIGGTLMCLAGFLCLGRAQSQEP; encoded by the coding sequence ATGCATTTTGCCGCCCATTGGGCGCTTTTGTTGTCTCTTATCGGTGCGTTGGCCTTGGCAGGGCTCGCTGCATGGCAGCTGTTCAACAAAGATCCCGGGAAGGCCTCCTGGCTCGAGGCCGGGCAGAGCGTGCTTTTCTCGGTTCTGACGGCCGTGTCCGTGGTGCTCTTCATCGCCCTGTACAAGCGTGATTTCTCCTACGAATACGTCTACAGTTATTCCGACCGCGTTCTGCCGCTCTTCTACGCACTTACGGCGTTCTGGGCCGGGCAGGCCGGTTCTCTGCTTTTCTGGGCCTGGATGACCGCGCTTTTCGGCCTGGCCTTCTCCATGACCCGGGGCTACGGACGGCTCGCGCCTGAAACCAAGGTGCATTTCTGGATGTTCTTCCTGGCTGTGGAGGCCTTTTTTCTTCTTCTGCTCACGGGGCCGAGCAACCCGTTCTTGAAGCTCATGCCCGCGCCCATGGACGGCAAGGGGCTCAATCCGCTTCTGCAGAACCCCGGGATGATATTTCATCCGCCGCTCTTGTTTCTCGGCTATGCGGGATTCGCCGTGCCCGGCTGCCTGGCCTTGTCCTCTTGGATTACCGGTGAGAAGACCTCCTGGCTTGCCAACACCCGTGGCATAACCATCGTTTCCTGGATAATGCTCACGGCAGGCATCGTCCTGGGCTGCTGGTGGGCCTACATGGAGCTGGGGTGGGGCGGCTATTGGGCCTGGGACCCGGTGGAGAACGCCTCGCTCATCCCCTGGTTCTCGGCCACGGCCTTCATACACACGGCGGTGGTGGAATCGCGCCGGGGGGCGCTTAAGCGCACCAACGTGATCCTCATGGCCCTGACCATGCTGCTCTGCTTCTTCGCCACCTATCTGGTGCGCAGCAACGTGATCGAATCCCTGCACGCCTTCGGCGAGGGCGGGGTGGGGCGGCCGCTCCTGACGTTTATTCTCGTTGGCTTGGCGGTGACACTCGTCGTCGGCTTCACCGGAAAGCCAGCTACCGCCTCTAAACCCATGTCCGGGCTGGTTTCCCTTCCGGGCATGCTGGTGGCCCTGGCCTGGCTGCTCATGGCCTGCGCCGGGGTGGTGTTCCTTGGGACCCTGTGGCCGGTGATCTCCAAGCTGTGGAGCGCCAACCCCGTGGGCCTGGACGCCAACTTCTACAACAGGGTGTGCAACCCGCTCTTCGTTGTGGTGGGCGTCATTCTGGCGTTCTGCCCGTGGCTCAGCTGGAAGGACGGCCTGCGCGAACCCCGTTGGGCCATGGTTGCCCTGGTGGCCATGCTCGCCTCGGCTGCCGCGTTTTTCACCATGGGGTACCGCAAGCCTGTTCCGCTGGTCGGCATGGCCTCGGCCGTGTCCGCGCTGGTGAGCCTGGCCATGCTGCTTGCCACCTCCAGGGCCGCCCGAAACCTGAAAGGCGGGCTCGGGGCCTGGATGCTGCACGCCGGCCTGGCCCTGGTGCTGTTGGGCGTTGCCTTCTCCGGCCCCTACCAGCAGTCCAAGGAAGCTATCGTCTCTCCCGGCCAGTCCGTGGAACTGGGTGAATACAAGCTGACCTACGTGGACCTGGAGGAATTCTCCACTCCCGGTTACGGCGGGGGCAGGGCCAAGATCGATGTCAGCAAAGACGGCAAAGCCCTGGGCGAGCTGACTCCGGAGAGGCGCATCTACAAGAACTTCCCTCAGCCTTTTGCCGAAGTCTCCGTGATTCCATCGTTTGGCGAGGAACTCTACGCCACCCTCCTGGCCTATACCGGGGACAAGGGCGCCAGCATCAAGGTGAGCATCAACCCCCTGGTGAACTGGTTCTGGATCGGCGGAACGCTCATGTGCCTGGCTGGTTTTTTGTGCCTGGGGCGCGCCCAGAGCCAAGAGCCCTGA
- a CDS encoding ABC transporter ATP-binding protein has protein sequence MLSLSAVAKFYGDRLVFKGLDVKVLPGRALMVVGANGAGKSTLLRVMAGLSKPSAGKVETSLDRREMAYLGHQTFLYGEATALENLRFWTGLYGLGLDDSALELALDRVGLKKFAQERAGHFSRGMAQRLNLARVFCIAPKLLFLDEPDTGLDEASKAVLHQEIARARQGERAVVWVSHHLERDLPKADDVLHLDRGRVGYLGPVAGFDASVMSGASVC, from the coding sequence ATGCTCAGTCTCTCGGCTGTGGCCAAGTTCTACGGCGACCGCCTGGTTTTCAAGGGGCTGGACGTAAAGGTCCTTCCCGGCCGGGCTCTTATGGTCGTCGGGGCCAATGGAGCGGGGAAATCCACCCTGCTTCGGGTCATGGCCGGGCTCTCGAAACCCTCCGCCGGAAAGGTGGAGACGTCTCTGGACAGGCGCGAGATGGCCTACCTGGGGCACCAGACCTTTCTCTACGGCGAGGCCACGGCCCTGGAGAACCTGCGCTTCTGGACCGGACTGTACGGACTCGGCCTTGACGACTCCGCCCTGGAGCTGGCCCTGGACCGGGTGGGGCTTAAAAAATTCGCCCAGGAACGGGCCGGGCATTTTTCCAGAGGAATGGCCCAGCGCCTGAATCTGGCCCGGGTGTTCTGCATCGCACCCAAGCTTCTTTTTCTCGACGAACCGGACACAGGCCTGGACGAGGCGTCCAAGGCCGTTCTCCACCAGGAGATAGCCCGGGCCAGGCAGGGAGAACGCGCCGTTGTCTGGGTGAGCCACCACCTTGAGCGCGACCTTCCCAAGGCCGACGACGTCCTGCATCTGGACCGGGGGCGCGTTGGCTATCTGGGACCGGTTGCCGGATTCGACGCATCCGTGATGTCCGGGGCGTCTGTATGCTGA
- the nadD gene encoding nicotinate (nicotinamide) nucleotide adenylyltransferase: MSRLGILGGSFNPVHVAHVRLAVEMAEALNLDRVELIPAARPPHKSDGGMLPFELRAELLSLAIQGMESLRVNLMEAERPGPSYTWDTLTELAVRNPEDDIHFIMGASDLLNLHSWRHGTELGSLANLAVATRDHLGRAEVEAYLAARPEIRCEPDGPGRWRMDSGKRIELVDIPRLDISASFVRERFRRGANLRFLIPRTVEEQLNRQRDQILKIWS, from the coding sequence ATGTCGCGCCTGGGCATTCTGGGCGGCTCGTTCAACCCGGTGCATGTGGCTCATGTCCGTCTTGCCGTGGAAATGGCCGAGGCCTTGAACCTGGACCGGGTCGAACTCATTCCGGCAGCCAGGCCTCCCCATAAATCCGACGGGGGCATGCTGCCCTTCGAGCTTCGGGCCGAGCTTCTTTCCTTGGCCATTCAAGGCATGGAAAGCTTGCGCGTCAATCTCATGGAGGCCGAGCGTCCCGGTCCGTCCTACACCTGGGATACCTTGACAGAGCTCGCAGTCAGAAATCCCGAAGACGACATCCATTTCATCATGGGGGCGAGCGACCTATTAAACCTGCACTCGTGGAGGCACGGCACGGAACTCGGCAGCCTGGCAAATCTGGCCGTGGCCACCCGGGATCATCTGGGAAGGGCGGAGGTGGAAGCCTATCTCGCGGCCAGGCCGGAGATCCGTTGCGAACCGGACGGTCCGGGCCGGTGGCGCATGGACTCCGGCAAACGCATCGAACTCGTTGACATTCCACGCCTTGACATCAGCGCCTCCTTTGTAAGAGAGCGTTTCCGGCGCGGGGCGAACCTGCGTTTTCTCATCCCTCGCACAGTCGAGGAGCAACTCAACCGCCAGAGGGACCAGATCCTCAAGATATGGTCTTGA
- a CDS encoding substrate-binding domain-containing protein, whose product MRSLVTALLLVLVSFAQALAVPVENPFAGLSGELRITGSDVGLIAAREAAEKIMAQNPSVKITFTLTGPGMGLRRVRFRQADICLYDRNPPEAHQQQGASLSFVAYGVDPVVVVVNPVNTVGPLSIDQLRLLFSAKIRTWESVGGGSYPVMPIYIEASEIEGKPDTKPGNVSVSSQPAMRFTLGRNKETLGFISMRDLDATLKPVALEGVAPDLEAFKAGRYRVYRLMYAAMGTDPSPLAAAFMRYMAGPQGQALLEATGYLPLAAKPAWETVLPVGEPDRIALGW is encoded by the coding sequence ATGAGGTCGCTTGTTACGGCTTTGCTTTTGGTGCTCGTTTCTTTCGCGCAGGCCTTGGCCGTCCCGGTAGAGAATCCGTTCGCGGGCTTGTCCGGGGAGTTGAGGATAACAGGGAGCGACGTGGGTCTCATCGCGGCGCGCGAGGCTGCCGAGAAGATTATGGCCCAGAATCCGTCTGTGAAGATAACCTTCACCTTGACCGGGCCAGGCATGGGGCTAAGGCGCGTCCGCTTCCGCCAGGCGGATATCTGCCTGTATGACCGCAATCCGCCTGAGGCACACCAGCAGCAGGGGGCAAGCCTCTCTTTCGTTGCCTACGGAGTGGATCCGGTGGTCGTTGTGGTCAATCCGGTCAACACCGTCGGTCCTCTCTCGATTGATCAGCTCCGCCTGCTCTTCAGCGCCAAGATAAGGACGTGGGAATCCGTGGGTGGCGGCTCGTATCCCGTCATGCCGATTTACATCGAAGCTTCCGAGATCGAGGGAAAACCCGACACCAAGCCCGGCAATGTCAGCGTGTCCAGCCAGCCCGCCATGCGGTTCACCCTTGGAAGAAACAAGGAGACCCTCGGGTTCATCAGCATGCGCGACCTGGACGCCACGCTCAAGCCGGTGGCCCTGGAGGGTGTCGCGCCGGACTTGGAGGCCTTCAAGGCCGGACGCTACAGGGTATACAGATTGATGTACGCGGCCATGGGCACGGACCCGTCGCCCCTGGCCGCCGCGTTCATGCGGTACATGGCTGGCCCCCAGGGACAGGCCTTGCTTGAAGCTACGGGCTATCTGCCCTTGGCCGCGAAGCCCGCCTGGGAGACGGTGTTGCCCGTGGGCGAGCCGGATAGAATCGCTCTGGGATGGTAG
- a CDS encoding CcmD family protein, protein MSNQGYLLAANIVVWLGLCGYLAFVATCQKRLERRLKQLEALHHDD, encoded by the coding sequence ATGAGCAATCAAGGCTATCTGCTTGCGGCCAACATTGTGGTTTGGCTGGGACTGTGCGGCTACCTGGCTTTTGTGGCCACCTGCCAGAAACGGCTCGAACGCCGCCTGAAACAGCTGGAGGCGTTGCACCACGATGACTAG
- a CDS encoding HlyC/CorC family transporter, producing the protein MLELLLAIAFALVLTSFCSLSEAVLYSLRWSWIERMRAEGKRSGEIMYQMRMNIEKPITAILTVNTMACAAGSAVAGALAVGVLGDEQLIYFTALFSVFILVFGEILPKTMGVAYARRLSPVLAGPLKFMVTVLTPVIWASGFLVNLVKPKSKGPDASEDDIRAMVRLTSRAGKINALEEMSITNILALDTKQVRQIMTPRTVVFSLSADTTVARAREENPLWPHSRVPVYEADDPENVVGIAFRRQVFEALANDQHGLKLSQIMKPVQFVLDTMSLDKVLIRFIESKMHLFVVLDEYGGVCGVITLEDVLEEILGKEIVDETDEVADMRELARVRREQLLRDQTPGGGN; encoded by the coding sequence ATGCTTGAGCTCCTCCTGGCCATCGCCTTTGCCCTGGTTCTGACCTCGTTTTGCTCCCTGAGCGAAGCGGTGCTCTATTCGCTCCGCTGGAGCTGGATAGAACGCATGCGCGCCGAGGGGAAACGCTCGGGCGAGATCATGTACCAGATGCGCATGAACATAGAAAAACCCATCACTGCCATCCTCACGGTGAACACCATGGCCTGTGCCGCCGGGTCAGCCGTGGCGGGCGCACTGGCCGTCGGGGTGCTGGGCGACGAACAGCTCATCTATTTCACGGCGTTGTTTTCGGTGTTCATTCTCGTTTTCGGGGAGATTCTTCCGAAGACCATGGGCGTTGCCTATGCGAGAAGGCTCAGTCCCGTTCTGGCCGGCCCTCTGAAGTTCATGGTGACGGTGCTCACCCCGGTGATTTGGGCCAGCGGCTTCCTGGTGAACCTGGTCAAACCCAAATCCAAGGGACCGGACGCATCGGAAGACGACATCCGGGCCATGGTCAGGCTCACCAGCCGTGCCGGCAAGATTAACGCCCTGGAAGAGATGTCCATCACCAACATACTTGCTCTGGACACCAAGCAGGTTCGCCAGATAATGACCCCGCGCACGGTGGTGTTCTCGCTTTCAGCGGATACGACGGTGGCCCGGGCCAGGGAGGAGAATCCACTCTGGCCCCACAGCCGCGTTCCGGTCTACGAAGCGGACGACCCGGAGAACGTTGTCGGCATCGCCTTCAGGCGTCAGGTTTTTGAGGCCCTGGCCAATGACCAGCATGGGCTCAAGCTTTCCCAGATAATGAAGCCGGTGCAGTTCGTTTTGGACACCATGTCCTTGGATAAGGTTCTCATTCGCTTTATCGAGTCCAAGATGCACCTGTTCGTGGTTCTGGACGAATACGGCGGGGTGTGTGGCGTGATCACGCTCGAGGACGTCCTGGAGGAAATCCTTGGCAAGGAAATCGTTGACGAGACCGATGAGGTCGCGGATATGAGAGAGCTGGCCAGGGTGCGCCGGGAACAGCTTCTTCGTGACCAGACACCGGGTGGGGGGAATTGA
- a CDS encoding heme exporter protein CcmB encodes MLSPALRIAAKDLRLCLRGAQGLAQTALLGLLVIFVFSLSRRPGEEVPALAAAAIFWLSTLFAQVLVFSGLYALEEGNGARLGLAMSPMPPQAVWLGKAMAGLVLILCCQLVFAVAVAAFLGQGVAGSPALGGATVLVVDLGLAGLGSFMGALASGKTSRESLLTVIFFPLIIPALLAGIRLLEGVILGTDAGLDWLGLAGAFAAVFCAAALVLFPFIYTGEE; translated from the coding sequence ATGCTGAGCCCAGCGCTGCGCATAGCGGCCAAGGATCTGCGCCTGTGTCTGCGCGGAGCCCAGGGCCTGGCCCAGACGGCCCTGTTGGGGCTCCTGGTCATATTCGTCTTCAGCCTTTCGAGAAGGCCTGGCGAAGAAGTGCCCGCGCTGGCCGCGGCGGCCATCTTCTGGCTGTCCACGCTTTTCGCCCAGGTGCTGGTGTTCAGCGGGCTCTACGCCCTGGAAGAGGGCAATGGCGCGCGGCTTGGCCTGGCCATGTCCCCCATGCCGCCCCAGGCCGTCTGGCTGGGCAAGGCCATGGCTGGCCTGGTTTTGATCCTGTGCTGCCAGCTGGTATTTGCCGTGGCGGTCGCGGCGTTTTTGGGACAGGGTGTGGCCGGTTCCCCAGCCCTGGGGGGGGCCACCGTGCTGGTGGTTGACCTTGGCCTTGCCGGGCTCGGTTCCTTCATGGGCGCCTTGGCTTCGGGCAAGACGTCGCGCGAATCCCTGCTCACGGTCATCTTTTTCCCGCTGATCATTCCCGCGCTTCTTGCCGGAATCAGATTGCTGGAGGGAGTGATACTGGGCACGGACGCGGGGCTGGACTGGCTCGGGCTGGCCGGGGCTTTCGCCGCCGTGTTCTGTGCCGCGGCGCTGGTTCTTTTTCCGTTCATCTACACAGGCGAGGAATAG